Proteins encoded by one window of Methylosinus sp. PW1:
- a CDS encoding adenosine kinase, giving the protein MSATYDVLGVGNAIVDTLSRAEDDQLVAAGLNKGAMQLVDEARAAAIYAAMGPTTVMSGGSAANTLVGVAGFGLAAAFIGKVKDDDAGREFAHDIRKAGVAFETPVAADGAATARCLILVTPDGQRTMNTFLGACQALGPEDVDEALVRSSKILYLEGYLWDPPAAKEAFLKAAKASRAAGNRVALSLSDAFCVDRYRGEFLGLVRDGLVDILFANESELHSLYETADFATAAKALGAEANLLGVVTRSEKGVVVVEGNKCVSVPAYPVTEVVDTTGAGDLFAAGFLAGLARGALYEGAASLGALAAAEVIAHVGARPQKDLLQLARDHGLLA; this is encoded by the coding sequence ATGTCCGCCACCTATGACGTCCTCGGCGTCGGAAACGCCATTGTCGACACACTCTCGCGCGCGGAGGACGATCAGCTGGTCGCCGCCGGCCTGAACAAGGGCGCGATGCAGCTCGTCGACGAAGCCCGCGCCGCCGCGATCTACGCGGCCATGGGGCCGACGACGGTCATGTCCGGCGGCTCGGCGGCCAATACTCTGGTCGGCGTCGCCGGCTTCGGCCTCGCCGCGGCCTTCATCGGCAAGGTGAAGGACGACGACGCCGGGCGTGAGTTCGCCCATGACATTCGCAAGGCCGGCGTCGCCTTCGAGACGCCTGTCGCCGCCGATGGCGCCGCCACCGCGCGCTGCCTCATTCTGGTGACGCCGGACGGCCAGCGCACGATGAACACTTTCCTCGGCGCCTGTCAGGCTCTCGGTCCGGAGGACGTCGACGAGGCGCTCGTGCGCTCGTCCAAAATTCTCTATCTCGAAGGCTATCTCTGGGATCCGCCGGCCGCCAAGGAGGCCTTTCTGAAGGCCGCCAAGGCCAGCCGCGCCGCCGGCAATCGCGTCGCGCTCTCGCTGTCGGACGCTTTCTGCGTCGATCGCTATCGCGGCGAGTTCTTGGGGCTGGTGCGCGACGGCCTCGTGGACATTCTCTTCGCCAATGAGAGCGAATTGCATTCGCTCTATGAGACCGCCGATTTCGCGACGGCGGCCAAGGCGCTCGGCGCTGAGGCCAATCTTCTCGGCGTCGTCACGCGCTCCGAGAAGGGCGTCGTCGTCGTCGAAGGCAATAAATGCGTCAGCGTTCCGGCCTATCCGGTGACGGAAGTGGTGGACACCACCGGCGCCGGCGATCTCTTCGCCGCGGGCTTCCTGGCCGGTCTCGCGCGTGGCGCGCTCTATGAGGGCGCGGCCTCGCTCGGCGCGCTGGCGGCGGCGGAGGTCATCGCCCATGTCGGCGCGCGGCCGCAGAAGGATCTGCTCCAGCTCGCCCGCGACCACGGCCTGCTGGCCTGA
- a CDS encoding FkbM family methyltransferase codes for MEPADRLPPFIELAGTSVPHKIVDIGARHISGEPVYAPLLRGGEATVVGFEPDEAAVEELNARKNPSDVYLPHAVGDGGRHTLHICAARDMTSLLKPNPAAMEMFHGFPVWSEVVATQEIDTVRLDDVPETEGATFLELDVQGAELMILQNAVERLRRAYVLHIEVEFLPLYEGQPLFSEIELFLRSQGYVLHRFTPMMSRVLKPLLLGNNVFAGMSQIVWSDAIFVRDFMRLDLLADDELIGVAQIAHDCYRSADLALRLLTEHDRRSGRNLARAYMFGLRHRTPREAAE; via the coding sequence ATGGAACCTGCGGACCGTCTCCCTCCCTTCATCGAGCTCGCCGGGACCAGCGTCCCGCACAAGATCGTCGACATAGGCGCGCGCCATATCAGCGGCGAGCCGGTTTATGCGCCTCTGCTGCGCGGCGGCGAGGCGACCGTTGTCGGCTTCGAGCCCGACGAGGCCGCCGTCGAAGAGCTGAACGCCCGCAAAAATCCGAGCGATGTCTATCTGCCGCACGCGGTCGGCGATGGCGGACGCCATACGCTGCACATATGCGCGGCGCGCGACATGACCTCGCTGCTGAAGCCCAACCCGGCGGCGATGGAGATGTTCCACGGCTTTCCGGTCTGGTCGGAAGTCGTAGCGACGCAAGAGATCGACACTGTGCGCCTCGACGACGTGCCTGAAACAGAAGGCGCGACTTTCCTGGAATTGGACGTGCAGGGCGCGGAGCTGATGATCCTGCAAAATGCCGTCGAAAGACTGCGGCGCGCCTATGTTCTCCATATCGAGGTCGAGTTCCTGCCGCTCTATGAAGGCCAGCCGTTGTTCTCGGAAATAGAGCTGTTTCTGCGTTCGCAGGGCTATGTGCTGCATCGCTTCACGCCGATGATGAGCCGCGTGCTGAAGCCGCTGCTGCTCGGCAATAATGTCTTTGCCGGCATGAGCCAGATCGTCTGGAGCGACGCCATTTTCGTGCGCGACTTCATGCGTCTCGATCTGCTCGCCGATGACGAATTGATCGGCGTCGCGCAGATCGCGCATGATTGCTATCGCTCTGCCGATCTCGCTCTGCGCCTGCTCACCGAGCATGATCGCAGAAGCGGCCGCAATCTGGCGCGCGCTTATATGTTCGGCCTGCGCCATCGGACGCCGCGTGAGGCGGCGGAGTAG
- a CDS encoding response regulator transcription factor: MRILIVEDQPDISTLIADRVRRAGYAPDCVQALADIPEALGSCDYSVMLLDRRLPDGDGLSIVAAAKRIRPGIRILVVTAARSIEDRVDGLDAGVDDYLTKPFSTEELLARIRASLRRPGGEPAPPVIVGRLSFDLNSESASVGGFPLIVPRRELMLLGALMRRAGRAVTFSALLQEIYGSDEHKHIGALKMVAMRLRHRLDEQDAGVEIHAPRGIGYLIREARVS; this comes from the coding sequence ATGCGTATTCTGATCGTCGAAGATCAACCGGATATTTCCACGCTCATCGCCGATCGCGTTCGGCGCGCCGGCTATGCTCCCGATTGCGTCCAGGCTCTGGCCGATATTCCCGAGGCGCTCGGCTCCTGCGATTATTCGGTAATGCTGCTCGACCGGCGCTTGCCCGACGGCGATGGCCTGTCGATCGTCGCCGCGGCCAAGCGCATTCGCCCCGGCATTCGCATTCTTGTGGTGACGGCGGCCCGCTCGATCGAGGACCGCGTGGACGGGCTCGACGCCGGCGTCGATGATTATCTGACCAAGCCCTTCTCGACCGAGGAGCTGCTGGCGCGCATTCGCGCCAGCCTTCGGCGTCCCGGCGGCGAGCCGGCGCCGCCGGTCATCGTCGGCAGGCTCTCCTTCGATCTCAATTCGGAGAGCGCCTCCGTCGGCGGATTTCCGCTCATCGTGCCGCGGCGCGAGCTGATGCTGCTCGGCGCGCTGATGCGCCGCGCCGGACGCGCGGTCACTTTCTCGGCGCTGCTGCAAGAGATTTACGGCTCGGACGAGCATAAGCACATTGGCGCGCTGAAGATGGTGGCGATGCGATTGCGTCATCGCCTGGACGAGCAGGACGCCGGCGTCGAGATTCACGCGCCGCGCGGCATCGGCTATCTCATCCGTGAGGCGCGCGTGTCGTGA
- a CDS encoding ABC transporter ATP-binding protein — protein MSLETVPVLRVDGVSKTYAETVAVKPLSFALPAGSVTGLLGGNGAGKTTTIGMVMGLIEPTTGTIEIFGRDFLRDRYHALGRMNFESPYVDMPHRLTVRQNLTVFGRLYGVRGVAEKIEELAADLALKEFLDRPSGRLSAGQKTRVALAKALINEPELLLLDEPTASLDPDTADWVRGHLEDYRRRRNCAILLASHNMAEVERLCDRVMMLKEGSLVDDGSPAELLARYGRANLEEVFLDVARGRGNGGAA, from the coding sequence ATGTCGCTCGAAACCGTTCCCGTCCTTCGCGTGGATGGCGTCTCCAAAACCTACGCCGAGACCGTGGCCGTGAAGCCGCTGAGCTTCGCGCTTCCCGCCGGCTCGGTGACGGGTCTGCTCGGCGGCAATGGCGCCGGCAAGACCACGACCATCGGCATGGTCATGGGCCTCATCGAGCCGACGACGGGAACAATCGAAATCTTCGGCCGCGACTTTCTGAGAGATCGCTATCACGCGCTCGGCCGCATGAATTTCGAGAGCCCTTATGTGGATATGCCGCATCGTCTCACCGTGCGGCAGAATCTCACCGTCTTCGGCCGGCTCTATGGCGTTCGCGGCGTCGCCGAGAAGATCGAGGAGCTGGCCGCCGATCTCGCCTTGAAAGAATTTCTCGATCGTCCGAGCGGGCGTCTCTCCGCCGGGCAGAAGACGCGCGTCGCGCTCGCCAAAGCGCTCATCAACGAGCCGGAGCTGCTGCTGCTCGACGAGCCTACCGCCTCGCTCGATCCCGACACCGCCGATTGGGTGCGCGGGCATCTCGAGGATTATCGCCGCCGGCGCAATTGCGCGATCCTGCTCGCCTCGCACAATATGGCGGAGGTGGAGCGCCTCTGCGATCGCGTGATGATGCTGAAAGAAGGAAGTCTCGTCGACGACGGCTCGCCCGCCGAGCTGCTCGCGCGCTATGGCCGCGCCAATCTCGAGGAAGTGTTTCTCGACGTCGCGCGCGGGCGCGGCAATGGAGGCGCCGCATGA
- a CDS encoding phosphoribulokinase produces MSIKHPIISITGSSGAGTSSVKQTFEQIFRREKVEVAYVEGDSFHRFDRDQMKAAMGEAQAQGNAHFSHFGPEANLLGELENLFKEYGETGSGQYRHYVHDANEGAVLASPPGTFTPWRELPANTDLLFYEGLHGAVVTEDVNVARYADLKIGVVPVINLEWTQKLHRDRNTRGYTTEAVTETILRRMHDYVYYICPQFSETDINFQRAATVDTSNPFVARSIPSPDESIVVIRFRDPRGVDFPYLVTMIAGSWMSRANSIVIPGNKLDLAMQLILTPRILELMKRKRGEA; encoded by the coding sequence ATGTCGATCAAGCATCCGATCATATCGATCACCGGCTCGTCCGGCGCCGGCACCAGCTCGGTCAAGCAGACTTTCGAGCAGATTTTCCGCCGCGAGAAGGTGGAGGTCGCCTATGTGGAAGGCGATTCCTTCCACCGCTTCGACCGCGACCAGATGAAAGCCGCCATGGGCGAGGCTCAGGCGCAGGGCAACGCCCATTTCAGCCATTTCGGCCCAGAGGCCAATCTGCTCGGCGAGCTCGAGAATCTGTTCAAGGAATATGGCGAGACCGGAAGCGGGCAATATCGCCATTATGTTCATGACGCGAACGAGGGCGCCGTGCTCGCCTCGCCGCCCGGCACTTTCACGCCCTGGCGCGAGCTGCCCGCCAATACCGACCTTCTGTTCTACGAAGGTCTGCACGGCGCCGTGGTGACGGAGGACGTCAATGTCGCGCGCTACGCCGATCTGAAGATCGGCGTCGTGCCGGTCATCAATCTCGAATGGACGCAAAAGCTCCATCGCGACCGCAACACGCGCGGCTACACCACCGAGGCCGTCACCGAGACGATCCTGCGCCGGATGCACGATTATGTGTATTACATCTGCCCGCAATTCTCGGAGACGGACATCAACTTCCAGCGCGCCGCGACAGTGGACACCTCCAATCCCTTCGTCGCGCGCTCCATTCCGAGCCCGGACGAATCGATCGTCGTCATCCGCTTTCGCGATCCGCGCGGCGTCGATTTCCCCTATCTCGTGACGATGATCGCCGGCAGCTGGATGTCCCGCGCCAATTCCATCGTCATTCCGGGCAATAAGCTCGATCTCGCCATGCAGCTCATACTCACGCCGCGGATATTGGAGCTGATGAAACGCAAACGTGGCGAAGCCTGA
- the thyX gene encoding FAD-dependent thymidylate synthase, with translation MSDQIKVLDHGFVRLVDHMGSDLSIVRAARVSYDAAWRAGENEGSDKKLIDYLWKNRHTTPFEAVEFQFEVMAPIFVLRQWHRHRTWTYNELSGRYRELPETYYLPDPENIGEQATTNKQGRQPGGDLEARRAEVEKLRAGFEAAFATYRDLLAAGWPRELARTVLPVSTYSHMFAKVNLLNLFKFLSLRADPHAQYEIRVYAEAMEKLIEPIVPVAVAAWKAGRF, from the coding sequence ATGTCCGATCAGATCAAAGTCCTGGACCATGGTTTCGTCCGCCTCGTCGATCATATGGGCTCGGACCTCTCCATCGTGCGCGCGGCCCGCGTCTCCTATGACGCCGCCTGGCGCGCCGGCGAGAACGAGGGCTCGGACAAAAAGCTCATCGATTACCTCTGGAAGAATCGCCATACGACGCCCTTCGAGGCGGTGGAGTTCCAATTCGAGGTGATGGCGCCGATCTTCGTGCTGCGCCAATGGCATCGGCACCGCACCTGGACCTATAATGAGCTGTCCGGCCGCTACCGCGAATTGCCGGAGACCTATTATCTCCCCGACCCGGAAAACATCGGCGAGCAGGCGACGACCAATAAGCAGGGCCGCCAGCCCGGCGGCGATCTCGAGGCGCGCCGCGCCGAGGTGGAGAAGCTGCGCGCCGGCTTCGAGGCCGCCTTCGCCACTTATCGCGATCTGCTGGCCGCCGGCTGGCCGCGCGAGCTGGCCCGCACGGTTTTGCCGGTCTCCACCTACAGCCATATGTTCGCAAAGGTCAATCTACTGAATTTGTTCAAGTTTCTGTCGCTTCGGGCCGATCCGCACGCGCAATATGAGATCCGCGTCTACGCCGAGGCGATGGAAAAGCTCATCGAGCCCATTGTCCCGGTCGCCGTCGCGGCCTGGAAGGCGGGGCGGTTCTGA
- a CDS encoding ABC transporter permease, producing the protein MSASLEFSIARVGAMTLRYSYLLRSSMPRMLEMMYWPTVQMLTWGFLQTYLLRAPGGLAGADKTTIAAGSLIGAVLLWDILLRGQQGFSFSFLEEMWSRNIANLFMSPLRPAEFVASMMAMSLIRLFVGMVPVTILAIWFFGFNLWALGFAFVAFFAILIIFAWSVGLFVSGLLLRYGLGAESLVWSLMFVIQPLGCVYYPVSVLPGWLQPICWALPPTYVFEGLRAVLVDHALRLDLMFYGLALDAALFSVAAFAFVRLLAAARRAGTLLQTGE; encoded by the coding sequence ATGAGCGCGTCTTTGGAATTCTCGATCGCGCGCGTCGGCGCGATGACCTTGCGCTACTCCTATCTGCTGCGCTCCTCCATGCCGCGCATGCTGGAGATGATGTATTGGCCGACGGTGCAAATGCTCACCTGGGGCTTTCTGCAGACCTATCTCCTGCGCGCGCCGGGCGGTCTCGCAGGCGCGGACAAGACGACGATCGCCGCCGGCTCGCTGATCGGCGCTGTGCTGCTGTGGGACATATTGCTGCGCGGCCAGCAGGGATTTTCTTTTTCTTTTCTCGAGGAGATGTGGTCGCGCAATATCGCCAATCTCTTCATGAGCCCGCTGCGGCCGGCGGAATTCGTCGCCTCCATGATGGCGATGAGCCTCATTCGTCTCTTTGTCGGCATGGTTCCGGTGACGATCCTGGCCATTTGGTTCTTCGGCTTCAATCTCTGGGCGCTCGGCTTCGCCTTCGTGGCCTTTTTCGCCATTCTCATCATCTTCGCCTGGAGCGTCGGACTCTTTGTGTCCGGCCTGCTGCTACGTTACGGCCTCGGCGCGGAAAGTCTCGTCTGGTCGCTGATGTTCGTCATTCAGCCGCTCGGCTGCGTCTATTACCCGGTCTCCGTTCTTCCCGGCTGGCTGCAGCCGATCTGCTGGGCCTTGCCGCCGACCTATGTGTTCGAGGGGCTGCGCGCCGTGCTCGTCGATCACGCGCTGCGGCTCGATCTCATGTTTTATGGCTTGGCGCTGGATGCGGCGCTGTTCTCTGTCGCCGCTTTCGCTTTCGTGCGCCTGCTCGCTGCGGCGCGGCGCGCCGGGACCTTGCTGCAGACGGGCGAATGA
- the mutM gene encoding bifunctional DNA-formamidopyrimidine glycosylase/DNA-(apurinic or apyrimidinic site) lyase, with the protein MPELPEVETVRRGLEPVFTGSGLAQVELRRADLRFPFPQGFAARLAGRRVEALKRRAKYLLGELDSGETLIMHLGMSGSFRIDADGPEGAYHRAVSTKPAHDHVVFRFTSGASVTYNDPRRFGFMLLVPRGEMATHPLFDGLGVEPLGPELTPQRLAEELRGRKAPLKAALLDQRIIAGLGNIYVCEAMHRSHLSPLRAAGTLVDAKGKPKRGLSDLVEAIKQVLGEAIEAGGSSLRDHRQTDGSLGYFQHSFRVYDREDAPCPTAGCRGHVSRVIQSGRSTFFCRDCQK; encoded by the coding sequence ATGCCCGAGCTGCCCGAGGTCGAGACGGTCCGCCGCGGGCTCGAGCCCGTCTTCACCGGCTCGGGCCTCGCGCAGGTGGAGCTGCGCCGCGCCGATTTGCGCTTTCCCTTTCCGCAGGGCTTTGCCGCGCGGCTCGCGGGACGGCGCGTCGAGGCGCTGAAGCGGCGGGCCAAATATCTCTTGGGCGAGCTGGACAGCGGCGAGACGCTCATCATGCATCTGGGCATGAGCGGCTCCTTCCGCATCGACGCCGACGGCCCCGAGGGCGCCTATCACCGCGCCGTGAGCACAAAGCCGGCGCACGACCATGTCGTGTTTCGTTTCACGAGCGGCGCCAGCGTCACCTATAACGACCCGCGCCGTTTCGGCTTCATGCTGCTGGTCCCGCGCGGCGAGATGGCGACGCATCCGCTGTTCGACGGGCTCGGCGTCGAGCCGCTGGGGCCGGAGCTGACGCCGCAGCGTCTCGCCGAGGAGCTGCGCGGCCGCAAGGCGCCGCTGAAAGCCGCGCTGCTCGATCAGCGCATCATCGCGGGCCTCGGCAATATTTATGTCTGCGAGGCGATGCATCGCTCGCATCTCTCACCCTTGCGCGCCGCCGGAACGCTGGTCGACGCCAAGGGAAAGCCGAAGCGCGGTCTTTCCGATCTCGTCGAGGCGATCAAGCAGGTGCTGGGCGAGGCGATAGAGGCGGGCGGCTCCAGCCTGCGCGACCATCGCCAGACCGATGGCTCGCTCGGCTATTTCCAGCATTCGTTCCGCGTCTATGACCGCGAGGACGCGCCCTGTCCGACGGCGGGCTGCCGCGGCCATGTCTCGCGCGTGATCCAGAGCGGGCGCTCGACCTTCTTCTGCCGCGACTGCCAGAAGTGA
- a CDS encoding HAMP domain-containing sensor histidine kinase translates to MRLRSLSSRLIVYAIIGSILGYLILPPVIVVAVLVLVRPGGVAALDELLRPRVQEMMLAALRKDAGGAGSIAMTDALRDFISEHPDFRFGAFDPRMGKALSGSSPEIAEAFEGVGRLKLSRSPIQVIVDGSARKGESFVLDSQVGEVVVATGGAQYRWRDFMRLPFYTTTLPGAMFFLPNWVAMCLIALFVVRRGLAPMRAAAAKIATIDVNSLKEGVAPDEAPSEMRPFIEAVNKAFERVREGVERQRRFSANSAHELRTPITILRARLGKMEEGPLKAELERDVLRVQTIVEQMLLLAQIRERGPIAPQRIDLHDIVLSVAADHVPIALGDGRDIQFEAPSRHVIALALRWSVESIVANLIANAVRAEPRGGAVVVRVLPDCVIEVVDHGSGVAEGDRGRIFEPFWRKDETTPGTGLGLSIVRELVELQGGELGVVETPGGGATFRVRLPAAGAEPEPAATGAVQPSLDQRCERSA, encoded by the coding sequence ATGAGGCTGCGCTCGCTGTCGTCCCGATTGATCGTCTATGCGATCATCGGCTCCATTCTCGGCTATCTCATTCTGCCGCCTGTGATCGTCGTCGCCGTCCTGGTCTTGGTCCGGCCGGGAGGCGTCGCCGCTCTCGACGAGCTGCTGCGCCCGCGCGTGCAGGAGATGATGCTCGCGGCGCTGCGCAAGGATGCAGGCGGCGCAGGATCGATCGCGATGACCGACGCATTGCGGGATTTTATTTCCGAGCACCCGGATTTTCGTTTCGGCGCCTTCGATCCGCGCATGGGGAAAGCGCTGTCGGGATCGTCGCCGGAAATAGCGGAAGCATTCGAAGGCGTCGGCCGTCTCAAGCTTTCGAGATCGCCCATTCAGGTCATTGTGGACGGATCGGCGCGCAAAGGCGAGTCCTTCGTCCTCGATTCGCAGGTCGGCGAGGTCGTCGTCGCCACCGGCGGAGCGCAGTATCGATGGCGTGATTTCATGCGCTTGCCCTTCTATACGACCACTCTGCCCGGCGCGATGTTCTTCCTTCCGAATTGGGTGGCCATGTGCCTCATTGCGCTCTTCGTCGTCCGTCGCGGCCTCGCGCCCATGCGTGCGGCGGCGGCGAAGATCGCGACGATCGACGTGAATTCGCTGAAGGAGGGCGTCGCTCCCGACGAGGCGCCGTCGGAGATGCGGCCTTTCATCGAGGCGGTGAACAAGGCTTTCGAGCGGGTGCGGGAGGGAGTAGAGCGCCAGAGGCGCTTCTCCGCCAATTCGGCGCATGAGCTGCGCACGCCGATCACCATTTTGCGCGCGCGCCTCGGCAAGATGGAGGAGGGGCCGCTCAAAGCCGAGCTCGAGCGCGACGTCCTGCGCGTGCAGACGATCGTCGAGCAGATGCTGCTGCTCGCGCAGATCAGGGAGCGCGGGCCGATCGCGCCGCAGAGGATCGATCTGCACGATATCGTGCTGAGCGTCGCGGCCGATCATGTGCCGATCGCGCTCGGCGACGGGCGCGACATTCAGTTCGAGGCGCCCTCGCGCCATGTGATCGCGCTCGCCTTGCGCTGGAGCGTCGAGAGCATCGTCGCCAATCTCATCGCCAATGCGGTTCGCGCCGAGCCCAGAGGCGGCGCCGTCGTCGTTCGCGTGCTGCCCGATTGCGTGATCGAGGTCGTCGATCACGGGAGCGGCGTGGCCGAGGGTGATCGCGGCCGCATCTTCGAGCCTTTCTGGCGCAAGGACGAGACGACGCCCGGCACGGGCCTCGGCCTGTCGATCGTTCGCGAGCTGGTCGAGCTGCAGGGCGGCGAGCTCGGCGTCGTGGAGACGCCCGGCGGCGGCGCGACCTTCCGTGTGCGTCTGCCTGCGGCCGGCGCCGAGCCGGAGCCGGCGGCGACCGGCGCCGTTCAGCCCTCGCTCGACCAGCGCTGCGAGCGCAGCGCCTGA
- the ubiB gene encoding 2-polyprenylphenol 6-hydroxylase, which translates to MLIGFGHLFRLARAGFILAREGVFKSVDPAILPVPAQFLLRFGNLLAKPGSSAGGAPQALVRAFAQIGPSYVKLGQFLATRPDVVGGEIADALTALQDRMEPFGRKAAVEIIERAFGKPIDEIFLSFGEPVAAASIAQVHPARVAYAEGERKVAVKVLRPDVERQFRRDFADMYILARAAERFSAEARRLRMIQVVDTLARSVKLETDFRLEAAAASEFRDNVADDPDIRAPGVDWDRTTREVLTLEWIDGAPLSDLARVAAMSHDLKDLGRKVLQSFLRTAMRDGFFHADMHQGNLFVDRKGRLVAIDFGIMGRLGFKERRFLAEILFGFITRDYKRVAEVHFEAGYVPPIHSVEEFSQALRAIGEPLHTVNAQDISMARLLTLLFEVTALFDMRTRTELVLLQKTMVVAEGVARSLDPTLNIWRTSDPVVRSWIEDNLGPKAKLEDAGRAAIDVAKFTTRLPKLLNDAEAAVEMLASAGTKGLRLSEDSLEGLARARRRSDRWFMLAVVLVALLAIHWMR; encoded by the coding sequence GTGCTCATCGGCTTCGGGCATCTCTTCCGACTGGCGCGCGCCGGCTTCATTCTGGCGCGCGAAGGCGTGTTCAAGAGCGTCGATCCGGCCATCCTGCCCGTCCCGGCGCAATTTCTGCTGCGCTTCGGCAATCTTTTGGCCAAGCCCGGCAGCAGCGCCGGCGGCGCGCCGCAGGCGCTGGTGCGCGCCTTCGCGCAGATCGGCCCCTCCTATGTGAAGCTCGGCCAGTTTCTCGCCACGCGCCCGGATGTGGTCGGCGGCGAGATCGCCGACGCGCTGACCGCGCTGCAAGATCGAATGGAGCCCTTCGGCCGCAAGGCCGCGGTCGAGATCATCGAAAGAGCCTTCGGCAAGCCGATCGACGAGATTTTCCTGTCCTTCGGCGAGCCGGTGGCGGCGGCCTCTATCGCCCAGGTCCATCCCGCCCGCGTCGCCTATGCGGAGGGCGAGCGCAAGGTGGCGGTGAAGGTGCTGCGGCCGGATGTGGAACGCCAGTTCCGCCGCGACTTCGCCGATATGTATATTCTCGCCCGCGCCGCCGAGCGCTTCTCGGCGGAGGCGCGGCGGCTGCGGATGATCCAGGTCGTCGACACGCTGGCCCGCTCGGTGAAGCTCGAGACGGATTTCCGCCTCGAGGCGGCGGCGGCCTCGGAGTTTCGCGACAATGTGGCCGACGATCCCGACATTCGCGCCCCCGGCGTCGATTGGGACCGCACCACACGCGAAGTGCTGACGCTCGAATGGATCGACGGCGCGCCGCTGTCGGACCTCGCTCGCGTCGCCGCCATGAGCCATGATCTGAAGGATCTGGGCCGCAAGGTGCTGCAGTCCTTCCTACGCACGGCGATGCGGGACGGCTTTTTCCACGCCGACATGCATCAGGGCAATCTCTTCGTCGATCGCAAGGGACGGCTCGTCGCCATCGACTTCGGCATTATGGGCCGTCTCGGCTTCAAGGAGCGGCGCTTTCTGGCCGAGATTTTGTTCGGCTTCATCACGCGCGATTACAAGCGCGTCGCCGAGGTGCATTTCGAGGCGGGCTATGTGCCGCCGATTCACTCGGTCGAGGAATTCTCGCAAGCGCTGCGCGCCATTGGCGAGCCGCTGCATACGGTGAATGCGCAAGATATTTCCATGGCGCGGCTGCTCACTCTGCTCTTCGAGGTGACGGCGCTTTTCGACATGCGCACACGCACCGAGCTGGTGCTGCTGCAAAAGACAATGGTGGTGGCAGAGGGCGTCGCTCGCTCGCTCGATCCGACACTGAATATTTGGCGGACGTCCGATCCGGTCGTGCGCAGCTGGATCGAGGATAATCTCGGCCCCAAGGCCAAGCTCGAGGACGCCGGCCGCGCCGCGATCGACGTCGCCAAATTCACGACGCGACTGCCCAAGCTGCTCAATGACGCCGAGGCGGCCGTCGAAATGCTGGCGTCAGCCGGCACGAAGGGCTTGCGCCTCTCGGAAGATTCGCTCGAAGGTCTGGCGCGGGCGCGGCGGCGGTCGGATCGCTGGTTCATGCTGGCCGTCGTGCTAGTGGCGCTGCTGGCCATTCACTGGATGAGGTGA
- the ubiE gene encoding bifunctional demethylmenaquinone methyltransferase/2-methoxy-6-polyprenyl-1,4-benzoquinol methylase UbiE encodes MTSERETSTHFGFSEVGLDEKQGLVDDVFHKVARRYDIMNDLMSGGMHRLWKDVFAAKVRPARRGPFRHLDVAGGTGDIAFRIAKAAGPEAEIVVLDINGDMLDVGRDRAQERGLSDKLEFVQANAESLPFPDAHFDAYTIAFGIRNVPRIEVALAEAHRVLKPGGRFLCLEFSQVAIPGLDKIYEAYSFNVIPAIGKLVAGDGEPYRYLVESIQRFPRADEFERMIRRAGFRRTGFERLTGGVVAIHSGWKL; translated from the coding sequence ATGACCTCTGAGCGCGAGACCTCGACCCATTTCGGTTTCTCCGAAGTCGGATTGGACGAAAAGCAAGGCCTCGTGGACGATGTTTTCCACAAGGTGGCGCGCCGCTACGACATTATGAACGATCTGATGTCCGGCGGAATGCACAGGCTGTGGAAAGATGTCTTCGCCGCCAAGGTGCGGCCCGCCCGCCGCGGCCCCTTCCGCCATCTGGACGTCGCCGGCGGCACGGGCGATATCGCCTTCCGCATCGCCAAGGCCGCCGGGCCGGAGGCGGAGATCGTCGTGCTCGACATCAATGGCGACATGCTGGACGTCGGCCGCGACCGCGCGCAGGAGCGCGGCCTCTCCGACAAGCTGGAATTCGTCCAGGCCAACGCCGAATCCCTGCCCTTTCCGGACGCGCATTTCGACGCCTATACGATCGCCTTCGGCATTCGCAACGTGCCGCGGATCGAGGTCGCGCTGGCCGAGGCGCATCGCGTGCTGAAGCCCGGCGGGCGGTTCCTGTGCCTCGAGTTCTCGCAGGTCGCGATTCCGGGCCTCGACAAGATCTACGAGGCCTATTCCTTCAATGTGATCCCGGCGATCGGCAAGCTGGTCGCGGGCGACGGCGAACCCTATCGCTATCTCGTCGAATCCATTCAGCGCTTCCCCCGCGCGGACGAGTTCGAGCGGATGATCCGTCGCGCCGGCTTCCGCCGCACGGGCTTCGAGCGGCTGACGGGCGGCGTGGTGGCGATCCACTCCGGCTGGAAGCTCTGA